A stretch of Syntrophorhabdus sp. DNA encodes these proteins:
- a CDS encoding 4Fe-4S dicluster domain-containing protein yields MCEFCVKHGKGEKWYLQARNYSDDLLSDIRRRRFIEEFVSDTDGLVRANKRLEMLGKAPRLIRSVVGRIVTRRMKKNHFGQVVPIEDIERIFGFVNSIVRISCICRRVTLGKEKRYCYAVSLGPNGGGLAEIMRGVDKSFINGPDAAENELLTRDEAMAAFREHEREGLCHSVWTFQTPFIAAICNCDRSDCLAMRTTVTHALPVMFRAEYVAEIAPQACSGCRSCLSVCQFGAISYSASNKKAVIDQRWCYGCGVCRSVCKTKAIRLEERARVPVAEKLW; encoded by the coding sequence ATGTGCGAATTTTGTGTGAAACATGGCAAGGGAGAGAAGTGGTATCTGCAGGCGAGAAACTATTCCGATGATCTCCTGAGCGATATCCGTCGGCGCAGGTTCATCGAGGAATTCGTCTCCGACACGGACGGGCTTGTGCGGGCGAACAAGCGTCTTGAGATGCTAGGCAAGGCACCGCGGCTGATCAGGAGTGTCGTAGGCCGCATTGTTACCAGGAGGATGAAGAAGAACCACTTCGGCCAGGTGGTGCCCATTGAAGATATCGAAAGGATCTTCGGCTTCGTCAATTCCATCGTACGCATCTCCTGCATCTGCCGCCGGGTCACTCTCGGAAAAGAAAAACGCTACTGCTACGCCGTGAGTCTGGGACCCAACGGCGGAGGACTTGCCGAGATCATGCGCGGTGTCGACAAGAGTTTTATCAACGGACCTGATGCCGCTGAAAATGAGCTGCTGACCAGAGACGAAGCCATGGCGGCCTTTCGCGAACATGAACGGGAGGGCCTCTGTCACAGCGTCTGGACCTTCCAAACACCCTTCATTGCCGCCATATGCAACTGTGACCGCTCCGATTGTCTCGCAATGCGCACGACCGTAACGCATGCCCTTCCTGTTATGTTTCGGGCCGAGTACGTTGCGGAAATTGCCCCTCAGGCATGTTCGGGCTGCCGCTCGTGCCTGTCCGTCTGCCAGTTCGGCGCCATCAGCTACAGCGCCTCAAACAAGAAAGCCGTCATTGACCAAAGATGGTGCTATGGCTGCGGTGTCTGCCGTTCAGTATGTAAAACAAAGGCGATCCGCCTCGAAGAGCGTGCCAGGGTCCCCGTTGCCGAAAAGCTCTGGTAG
- a CDS encoding phosphate-starvation-inducible PsiE family protein, whose amino-acid sequence MFTILKKYEKIMIQALMVMMAVVLGLATIDLGWLIIKDIIKPPYFLLSVDQLLEIFGLFMLVLIGIELLESIMKTYITQDQPNYEVVLSVAIIAIARKVIILDVKETDSLSLLGIAATVLTSE is encoded by the coding sequence ATGTTCACGATATTGAAAAAGTATGAAAAGATAATGATCCAAGCCCTCATGGTGATGATGGCGGTCGTGCTGGGCTTGGCCACCATCGACCTGGGCTGGCTCATCATCAAAGACATCATCAAGCCACCATATTTTCTCCTGAGCGTCGATCAGCTTCTCGAGATATTCGGGCTCTTCATGCTCGTCCTGATAGGGATAGAGCTCTTGGAAAGCATTATGAAGACCTACATCACGCAGGATCAACCTAATTATGAGGTCGTTCTTTCCGTCGCGATCATAGCCATTGCCCGTAAGGTCATCATTCTCGATGTGAAGGAGACCGATAGCCTGAGCCTCCTCGGGATTGCAGCAACAGTGTTGACCTCCGAATAA